The Mycobacterium riyadhense sequence CATACAGCGCTGACGTGGTCACCAGCAGTTGGGCGATATCGGATTGGAGTTGGGCGTCGGTGGCGCCGTATTCGGCGCTACCAAAGCCGCCGAAGAGTACGGTCCCGTCGTCGACTGTGATCTCATGGCAGCGCAGGTCCCCGTGCGAGATCTGATGGCCGTTGAGGATTCGCAGCGATTCCCACACCCGGGCAACCGGTGTCTGGATTGCACATTCGTCGAGCGGAATGCCCCGAACGGGCTTGTGCGCGTACAACGTCCAGCCCCGCTCGAGCGTGGCGACGGCGATTGACGACGTATTGGCTACGCCCACTTCACCGATGGCGATGGCCATCAGTGCGCGATGCTCAACGGCGCGGCGCATCGACGCCTGCAGGGGTGCGGTCTCGGAGCCGCGCAACCGCAGCTTCCACCAGAGCTGTCGCAGTGCACCGCCGCTGCGTTGATGCGGGCCGTACAACTCGACGGCCGCCCGGGACTCGGGATCAGTTGACATAGCCGACAATACGAGCGGTCCGGGCCCGCCGGGCCGGACCACGGTGAGCATTGACGCGACGAATCCGCGTTTGGTCAACGCACGAACCGCACCATCGAGCGGCACCTCGAGAGCGGGCGTGCCGACGACCAGGACCACGAACGCGCCGACAAACCATCCCACCGCCAGCCCCACCAAGGAACGGGCCGGCACAATGGCGCTGACGACGAGGTGGATTGGCACGAAGGCCAGCAGCAGCGCCCACCACCAACGTCGCCAACGCGCCGGCAGCCACGGACCCGACACCGTGAGCACCGCCGCGAGCATCGCGATCCACCGCGGGTCGTCGAGGAACTGGGCCGGCAGGGTGGAGAGCTTGTCGGAGAGGTCGAAATGCCACCGAGGCGCTGCGATGCGATTGCTGCTGATCGACAAGGGCAGGACGGCCATGAGCCCGGCGGCCGCGTAGGCTCCCAACAGCTTCCATTGCCGCGACACGATCAGGCCGATCAAAATCACGAACGGCAACGCCAGGATGGCGATGCCGTACGCCAGGTAGACCAGATCGGATTGCGTGGGGGTCAGGACCCCGACGATCTGCGAGATGGATTTCTCGAGCGCCACCCAGCGCGGCCGGGTGATTAGCGAACTCGTGATCACAACCGCGAGGAAAATCGCCGCCAGCACGAGCCGGATGATGTCGTTGGTCCGCCGGGTCAACGGTTGCAGCAAGCTGCCGGACACGGCTATGTCGCGCCCGTCAACTCGCATGTCGCAAACTTAACCCGCGGCTTGCGGCGGATTCCGCACATCTAACTCACGTAGGGTCGCCACTATGGCACGAACCGATAACGACAGCTGGGAGATCACCGAGGGTGTGGGGGCTACGGCCCTGGGCGTGGCCGCCGCTCGCGCCACGGAAACCGAGAGTGAGAATCCACTGATCAGTGACCCGTTCGCACGCGTCTTCCTCGACGCCGCCGGCGACGGGATATGGAGCTGGTTCGCCGCTCCCCAGCTTCCCGACGAGGTTCTCCAGGCTGAGCCCGACCTGCCGATGCAGATGCAGTCGATGGTCGGATACATGGCGTCGCGGACGGCGTATTTCGACGGCTTCTTTCTGGATGCCGCCCGCGCCGGGGTGAGTCAGGCGGTGATCCTGGCGGCCGGCTTGGACGCGCGCGCGTGGCGGTTGCCCTGGCCCGATGGCACGACGGTCTATGAGCTCGATCAGCCCAGGGTGCTGGAGTTCAAGGTGTCGACTTTGCAGGAGTATGGGGCCGAACGAGAGGCCGAGCCCACGTGCAACCGGGTCGGTGTGCCGGTGGATCTGCGTCAGGACTGGCCGGCGGCGTTGCTGCGGGCCGGTTTCGATCCCTCGGCGCCGAGCGCCTGGTCCGTCGAGGGTCTGCTGCCCTACCTCCCTGCGGTCGCCCAGGAATTGTTGTTCGACCGGGTCCAAAGCCTCAGTGCCGCCGGCAGCCGGATCGCCGTCGAGGCGCCCGGACCGGACTTCCTCGACGCCGACGTGCGTGCGCAGCGGCGCGAACGAATGGACCGGATCCGCGCGGCGATGGTCAAAGCGGACCCGCAACGTGAGCTGCCCCGCACCGACGAGTTGTGGTACTTCGAGGAGCGCGAAGACGTGGGAGAGTGGTTGCGTGGTCACGGTTGGGACGTGACGGTGACGCCGTCCCACGAGCTCATGGCGGGGTACGGCCGCGGCGCGCCCGAAGGAGTTGAGGACACATCGCCGCGCACCCTGTTCGTGTCCGCAGAGCGGGCATAGCGGGATTCGTTGGCGACTTGGTTGCTTGATGGGTGGCTGCTTTGGTTGCGTTATTGACGGCGCCCTGGGCTGCGGCAATCACATCCGCCACACACGTCTCTGCTGAGAGGGACACATTACTTGCCCACCTTCGAGCGACAAGCCAGGGCGCGCAAGGGATTTATCGCTTGTAGTAAGGCATATCGAACACGCGAGCCGCAATTCAACTGGCTTGCCGATCAGCCGGCAACCCTGCGACACGATCGGGGCACTGTGCGTGTAGGGCAGCCCTTGACCGGCGGTGCGGCGGCCTCGATGTATTCGTGGCACCGGGTTTCCTCACCGGCGCCGCGTCTGCGAATTCAACCGGTCCACAGCGCGCTGACCGGTAAGGCCGCAAGCCTCGGACCGAACGGCGTGGCCTCCGGCGCCGCGGTGAGCAGGACGCCGAATTGAAACCGGTCACCGAGCCTGTCGGCGAGATAGCGCAGACCGCGCAGGTCCTCGGCTCGCGGCGTGCTGGTCGCCTTGACTTCGATGCCGCAGACCCGCCCGTCGGGGTGTTCGAGTACGAGATCGACTGCGGCTCCGCCTCGATCGCGAAAGTGCCAGAGGCTCGCCCGCTCGGCTGACCAGGTGAGTTGCTTGCGGATCTCGTTGGCTACGAACGTCTCCAGGAGCGGGCCCAGCGGGCCACCTCGACGATCCAGCGTCGTGCCCGTAACCCCGAGCAAATGACAAGCCAGGCCGCTGTCGGACACGACCAGCTTGGGCCTGCGAATTACCTTGCGGCTCAGGTTGGTCGACCAGGCCGGCACCCGGTAGATCAGGAAGGCCGCTTCCAGCAAGGCCAGATAGCCGTCGGTGGTGCGGGCCGGAATTGACAGCTCGCTGGCCAGCGTGCTCACGTTGAGTTCGGCACCGGTCCGCGCGGCGCACAGCCGGAGCAGTCGCGGGATTTCGGCGAGCCGCTCGATCGCCGAAAGCTCGCGGATGACCGACTGCGTCGCGGTGGTGAGATAGTTGTCAAACCATGGACGGCGCCTCGACGGTGACCGCGCGACGATGTCGGGAAAGCCACCGGTGGCGATCCGTTCGACCAGGTCGGCACGCCGCATATCCGAGCCCTGGATCAGCTCGCGTGGGGCGGTGAACAGCAGATCGACGAAGTGGTCCGCGAAACC is a genomic window containing:
- a CDS encoding ATP-binding protein, which codes for MAVVERAIRPVVLAALADTPVVVVNGARQVGKTTLVARLDYPRSSEVVSLDDAANRDAARDDPRAFVSRPVDTLVIDEAQLEPGLFRAIKAEVDRDRRPGRFLLTGSARLLSAPDMASALVGRVEIIELWPFSQGERAGFADHFVDLLFTAPRELIQGSDMRRADLVERIATGGFPDIVARSPSRRRPWFDNYLTTATQSVIRELSAIERLAEIPRLLRLCAARTGAELNVSTLASELSIPARTTDGYLALLEAAFLIYRVPAWSTNLSRKVIRRPKLVVSDSGLACHLLGVTGTTLDRRGGPLGPLLETFVANEIRKQLTWSAERASLWHFRDRGGAAVDLVLEHPDGRVCGIEVKATSTPRAEDLRGLRYLADRLGDRFQFGVLLTAAPEATPFGPRLAALPVSALWTG
- a CDS encoding class I SAM-dependent methyltransferase, whose translation is MARTDNDSWEITEGVGATALGVAAARATETESENPLISDPFARVFLDAAGDGIWSWFAAPQLPDEVLQAEPDLPMQMQSMVGYMASRTAYFDGFFLDAARAGVSQAVILAAGLDARAWRLPWPDGTTVYELDQPRVLEFKVSTLQEYGAEREAEPTCNRVGVPVDLRQDWPAALLRAGFDPSAPSAWSVEGLLPYLPAVAQELLFDRVQSLSAAGSRIAVEAPGPDFLDADVRAQRRERMDRIRAAMVKADPQRELPRTDELWYFEEREDVGEWLRGHGWDVTVTPSHELMAGYGRGAPEGVEDTSPRTLFVSAERA
- a CDS encoding lysylphosphatidylglycerol synthase transmembrane domain-containing protein, translating into MRVDGRDIAVSGSLLQPLTRRTNDIIRLVLAAIFLAVVITSSLITRPRWVALEKSISQIVGVLTPTQSDLVYLAYGIAILALPFVILIGLIVSRQWKLLGAYAAAGLMAVLPLSISSNRIAAPRWHFDLSDKLSTLPAQFLDDPRWIAMLAAVLTVSGPWLPARWRRWWWALLLAFVPIHLVVSAIVPARSLVGLAVGWFVGAFVVLVVGTPALEVPLDGAVRALTKRGFVASMLTVVRPGGPGPLVLSAMSTDPESRAAVELYGPHQRSGGALRQLWWKLRLRGSETAPLQASMRRAVEHRALMAIAIGEVGVANTSSIAVATLERGWTLYAHKPVRGIPLDECAIQTPVARVWESLRILNGHQISHGDLRCHEITVDDGTVLFGGFGSAEYGATDAQLQSDIAQLLVTTSALYDAESAVGAAIDAFGEDAILIASRRLTKSAVPKRIRSSVANASDIISHARAEVMRQTGADQIETETITRFSRSQVIQLVLIGALVYVAYPFISAVPTFFSELRTANWWWALVGLTVSALTYFGAAAALWACADGMVSFGKLSLMQVANTFAATTTPAGVGGLALSTRFLQKSGLSALRATAAVALLEAVQVIVHVALLILFSAIAGTSTDLSHFVPNATVLYLIAGVALGIVGTFVMVPNLRRWLATAVRPRLKEVWSDLIDLAREPKRLALILLGCAGTTLGAALALWASVEAFGGGTTFVTVTVVTMVGGTLASAAPTPGGVGAVEAALIGGLAAFGVPAAVGVPSVLLYRVLTCWLPVFLGWLVMRWFTANEMI